In one Vulgatibacter incomptus genomic region, the following are encoded:
- a CDS encoding M16 family metallopeptidase — translation MRMLAPVALLSLALPAAAVAASPAPQPANEDVALAIPFEKYTLPNGLEVILSEDHQLPVVAVNVWYHVGAFHEQPGRTGFAHLFEHMMFQGSKHVADDAHIAMLERIGATALNGTTNFDRTNYFETVPSHHFETALWLESDRMGFLLDALTAEKLKLQQEVVKNERRQSIETAPYGLAEEKAWQALFPSPHPYFGSVIGSMEDLDAATMDDVADFFRTWYAPSNATLTIVGDFEPGQAKALVEKYFGTLRSHPKPLAPSPAPAALSQAVELRLEEPVASLPKVEVMWHSPALFAEGDAVADVLASTLSSGKSSRLYQRLVFEKKLAQSVQASQQSLGAQSVFSIEAVARPGVTTDQLLAEIDAVLDQVRKDGVRDDEIRRVRNRFKTGRISGLQSVGGFGGKADLLQSYNHHLGDPARLAYDLGRYDEVTGAQVREFAGTVLAPDRRVILHAAPASAAQDAKPAKAAQGAR, via the coding sequence ATGCGTATGCTCGCCCCCGTCGCCCTTCTCTCGCTCGCCCTCCCTGCAGCGGCGGTCGCCGCTTCGCCCGCCCCCCAGCCGGCGAACGAGGATGTGGCCCTCGCGATCCCCTTCGAGAAGTACACCCTGCCCAACGGCCTGGAGGTGATCCTCTCGGAGGATCACCAGCTCCCGGTCGTCGCGGTCAACGTCTGGTACCACGTGGGCGCCTTCCACGAGCAGCCGGGCCGCACGGGCTTCGCCCACCTCTTCGAGCACATGATGTTCCAGGGGTCGAAGCACGTCGCCGATGACGCCCACATCGCGATGCTGGAGCGGATCGGCGCCACCGCGCTGAACGGCACCACCAACTTCGACCGGACCAACTACTTCGAGACGGTGCCGAGCCACCACTTCGAGACCGCGCTTTGGCTCGAGAGCGATCGCATGGGATTCCTCCTCGACGCCCTCACGGCCGAGAAGCTGAAGCTCCAGCAGGAAGTGGTGAAGAACGAGCGGCGCCAGAGCATCGAGACGGCCCCCTACGGCCTCGCCGAGGAGAAGGCCTGGCAGGCGCTCTTCCCTTCGCCGCATCCCTACTTCGGCAGCGTGATCGGCTCGATGGAGGATCTGGACGCCGCCACGATGGACGACGTCGCGGACTTCTTCCGCACCTGGTACGCGCCCTCCAACGCGACCCTCACGATCGTCGGCGACTTCGAGCCCGGTCAGGCCAAGGCGCTGGTCGAGAAGTACTTCGGCACGCTCCGCTCGCACCCCAAGCCGCTGGCGCCCTCGCCCGCACCTGCCGCGCTCTCGCAGGCCGTCGAGCTGCGGCTCGAGGAGCCCGTCGCGTCCCTGCCCAAGGTCGAGGTGATGTGGCACTCGCCCGCCCTCTTCGCCGAGGGTGACGCCGTCGCCGACGTCCTCGCGAGCACGCTCTCCAGCGGAAAGTCGAGCCGCCTCTACCAGCGCCTCGTCTTCGAGAAGAAGCTCGCGCAGAGCGTGCAGGCGAGCCAGCAGAGCCTCGGCGCCCAGTCCGTGTTCAGCATCGAGGCGGTGGCGCGGCCCGGCGTGACCACCGACCAGCTCCTCGCCGAGATCGACGCGGTCCTCGACCAGGTCCGCAAGGACGGCGTCCGCGACGACGAGATCCGGCGCGTCCGCAACCGCTTCAAGACCGGGCGGATCTCGGGGCTGCAGTCCGTGGGCGGCTTCGGCGGCAAGGCCGACCTTCTCCAGAGCTACAACCACCACCTCGGGGACCCGGCGCGGCTCGCCTACGACCTCGGCCGCTACGACGAGGTCACCGGCGCGCAGGTGCGAGAGTTCGCCGGGACCGTTCTCGCTCCCGATCGCCGCGTGATCCTCCACGCAGCGCCGGCGTCGGCCGCCCAGGACGCGAAGCCGGCGAAGGCCGCGCAGGGGGCGAGGTAG
- a CDS encoding MBL fold metallo-hydrolase, producing the protein MFRRWMMVAGGAAALAAAAAGCVTSSPRFRGPTSDHFDGRRFRNVPSTPQPKTGTILGWLVSRRPPLRPRLSEAAPVPRPPSRVDEDTLRVTFINHSTVLVQAGGLHFLTDPIWSERCGPGSLVGPRRLRPPGIPIGDLPRIDAILLSHNHYDHLDLSTLRRLARIHRPRIFTGLGNSGILERGGLGDATELDWWQTTSLPGGVEVICLPARHFSGRGVFDVDTSLWCGFGVRTRQGTIYFAGDTGIGLRFDRIRESLGPIRLALLPIGAYQPRWLTEHVHLSPDEAAAAHRELAAGTSVGIHFGTFRLTDESIDEPPAALERAMRREAGAERFWVLGFGEGRDVPPI; encoded by the coding sequence ATGTTCCGGCGATGGATGATGGTGGCCGGGGGCGCCGCGGCCCTGGCGGCGGCGGCGGCGGGCTGCGTCACATCGTCGCCCCGGTTCCGCGGGCCCACCTCCGATCACTTCGACGGCAGGCGCTTCCGGAACGTTCCGTCGACGCCCCAGCCGAAGACCGGGACGATCCTTGGCTGGCTGGTATCGAGGCGCCCGCCCCTCCGGCCCCGGCTCAGCGAGGCGGCGCCTGTTCCTCGGCCCCCCTCCCGAGTGGACGAAGACACTCTGCGTGTCACGTTCATCAACCACTCTACGGTCCTCGTCCAAGCAGGAGGTCTCCACTTCCTCACGGATCCGATCTGGTCCGAGCGCTGCGGTCCGGGCTCGCTCGTGGGGCCGAGGCGGCTGCGTCCGCCCGGGATTCCGATCGGCGACCTGCCGCGGATCGACGCGATCCTGCTCAGCCACAACCACTACGATCACCTCGATCTGTCGACGCTGCGAAGGCTTGCCCGCATCCACCGGCCACGGATCTTCACGGGGCTGGGGAACTCCGGCATCCTGGAGCGCGGCGGGCTGGGCGACGCTACCGAGCTCGACTGGTGGCAGACGACGAGCCTGCCCGGAGGCGTGGAGGTCATCTGTCTGCCTGCGCGGCACTTCTCCGGCAGAGGCGTGTTCGACGTCGACACCTCGCTCTGGTGTGGCTTCGGAGTCCGCACCCGCCAGGGCACGATCTACTTCGCGGGAGACACGGGGATTGGGCTTCGTTTCGACCGGATCCGCGAGAGCCTCGGTCCCATCCGCCTCGCCCTGCTGCCGATCGGCGCCTACCAACCGAGGTGGCTGACCGAGCACGTCCACCTCTCGCCGGACGAGGCCGCCGCCGCCCACCGGGAGCTGGCCGCCGGGACCAGCGTGGGCATCCACTTCGGCACCTTTCGGCTCACGGACGAGTCGATCGACGAACCGCCGGCGGCCCTCGAGCGCGCGATGCGGCGGGAGGCCGGAGCGGAGAGGTTCTGGGTCCTCGGCTTCGGCGAAGGGCGGGACGTGCCGCCGATCTGA
- a CDS encoding VTT domain-containing protein → MLGIRSPLAYLLVFCFAMFEGPLFLGFIVPGELATILGGVVVSEGRARFLPMAIAASLGATIGDTIGYWMGRRFGPRLMETRPGKWLERTHFTEAQAYLKRRGAWAIFLGRFTTALRVIVPGVAGLAGMPYGRFFAANVTGGIAWGFSMVGLGYVAGAAWERASKLAGAAGLILLIVVFAFFALGWLQRLVAQHHEWFTRVAERALAFAPVAKIRARLSGRAGPLGAGVEPSTALEIRLVVGLVFVFVLGSVLGVLFREVITSGSDELDRRVAESFARSVEAWLVVAAKAAAALAIPAVVVPVAMAVSVLWYLWRKSWDALWILTIGVTGAFVIGELVSLAVARPPPPVAHWATPRTFSFPSRTAFLAVVLDGSLAHVASHTWPGWQSSVRAWTIALFVALLSAASGLVLGIDRLTDVLAGIALGGLWLAFTLTALSIWRRARRRRRHRRRRRAQRERSPE, encoded by the coding sequence GTGCTCGGCATCCGATCTCCCCTCGCGTACCTGCTGGTCTTTTGCTTCGCCATGTTCGAAGGCCCGCTCTTCCTGGGCTTCATCGTCCCTGGCGAGCTCGCCACGATCCTCGGCGGCGTGGTGGTCTCGGAGGGTCGTGCGCGCTTCCTTCCGATGGCGATCGCCGCCTCGCTGGGCGCGACCATCGGTGACACGATCGGGTATTGGATGGGCCGCCGCTTCGGCCCGCGCCTGATGGAGACGCGGCCGGGGAAGTGGCTTGAGCGCACGCACTTCACGGAGGCGCAGGCGTACCTGAAGCGCCGCGGCGCCTGGGCGATCTTCCTCGGCCGCTTCACCACGGCGCTACGCGTGATCGTGCCGGGAGTCGCCGGCCTCGCGGGCATGCCCTACGGACGCTTCTTCGCCGCCAACGTCACGGGCGGGATCGCGTGGGGCTTCTCGATGGTCGGCCTCGGGTACGTCGCCGGCGCGGCGTGGGAGCGCGCCTCGAAGCTCGCCGGGGCCGCCGGCCTGATCCTGCTCATCGTGGTCTTCGCGTTCTTCGCTCTCGGCTGGCTCCAGCGGCTGGTCGCCCAACACCACGAGTGGTTTACCCGGGTGGCCGAACGCGCCCTCGCCTTTGCGCCGGTCGCGAAGATCCGCGCCAGGCTTTCGGGGCGCGCCGGCCCGCTCGGCGCCGGTGTCGAGCCGAGTACAGCGCTCGAGATCCGACTCGTCGTCGGGCTGGTCTTCGTGTTCGTGCTCGGCTCCGTCCTGGGCGTACTGTTTCGCGAGGTGATCACCAGCGGCAGCGACGAGCTGGATCGGCGGGTCGCCGAAAGTTTCGCGAGGTCGGTCGAGGCCTGGCTCGTCGTCGCTGCGAAGGCGGCCGCGGCGCTGGCCATTCCGGCCGTCGTCGTGCCGGTGGCGATGGCCGTCTCCGTCCTCTGGTACCTCTGGCGAAAGAGCTGGGACGCCCTCTGGATCCTGACCATCGGCGTCACCGGCGCGTTCGTCATCGGCGAGCTCGTCTCCCTGGCGGTCGCGCGCCCGCCCCCGCCGGTGGCGCATTGGGCGACACCGCGGACCTTCTCCTTTCCCTCTCGGACCGCGTTCCTCGCAGTGGTCCTGGACGGGAGCCTGGCGCACGTCGCCTCGCACACCTGGCCGGGTTGGCAATCCAGTGTGCGGGCTTGGACGATCGCCCTCTTCGTCGCCCTCCTCTCCGCTGCGAGCGGCCTCGTTCTCGGAATCGATCGCCTCACCGACGTCCTCGCGGGGATCGCGCTGGGCGGGCTCTGGCTCGCGTTCACCCTGACGGCGTTGTCGATCTGGCGGCGCGCACGCCGACGGCGCCGCCACCGACGGCGACGACGAGCTCAAAGGGAACGATCGCCGGAGTGA
- a CDS encoding ChaN family lipoprotein produces MLVGGREALSSLPMPRPLLVLALIALAAGCAHVRPKEGRKPGSLFTSSGKPIGLEALADGASDHRFLLVGELHDDPCAHVVQARLIAALAAAGAPPIVGLEMVPTELQPVLDRFTNGELTVSELSEALDWKGIWGFDFGLYQPIFEAAHRWQLPVVGLNLPKDVVRTVGREGIDALPPQQRALLPKILPPPPAQERMLREAFEAHAGALGSDASFQRFMTVQSLWDTQMASQAFAWSLRLDRSVVVLAGAGHVVQGWGIASRLRTLDPGASLLEIVPWHGEEPFDPAEGAIHYFCP; encoded by the coding sequence GTGCTCGTGGGCGGGAGGGAGGCGCTATCCTCCCTCCCGATGCCTCGTCCGCTCCTTGTCCTGGCCCTGATCGCGCTCGCCGCGGGCTGCGCCCATGTGCGGCCCAAGGAGGGGCGGAAGCCTGGGAGTCTCTTCACCTCCTCGGGGAAGCCGATCGGCCTCGAGGCGCTGGCGGATGGCGCCTCGGACCATCGCTTCCTCCTTGTGGGGGAGCTCCACGACGACCCGTGCGCACACGTGGTCCAGGCGCGGCTGATCGCCGCCCTCGCGGCGGCGGGAGCGCCTCCGATCGTGGGCCTCGAGATGGTGCCCACGGAGCTCCAGCCGGTGTTGGATCGTTTCACCAATGGTGAGCTCACCGTCTCCGAGCTCTCCGAGGCCCTCGACTGGAAGGGGATCTGGGGCTTCGACTTCGGGCTCTACCAGCCGATCTTCGAGGCGGCCCACCGGTGGCAGCTCCCGGTCGTGGGCCTCAACCTGCCGAAGGACGTCGTTCGAACCGTGGGCCGCGAGGGGATCGACGCGCTCCCTCCGCAGCAGCGTGCCCTCCTCCCGAAGATCCTTCCTCCTCCACCGGCGCAGGAGCGGATGCTGCGCGAGGCCTTCGAGGCCCACGCCGGCGCGCTCGGCTCGGACGCGAGCTTCCAGCGGTTCATGACGGTCCAGTCGCTCTGGGACACGCAGATGGCCAGCCAGGCGTTCGCCTGGAGCCTCCGCCTCGACCGCAGCGTCGTCGTCCTCGCGGGTGCCGGCCACGTGGTTCAGGGCTGGGGGATCGCCTCGAGGCTGCGGACGCTCGATCCCGGGGCGTCGCTCCTCGAGATCGTGCCGTGGCACGGCGAGGAGCCGTTCGATCCCGCGGAGGGAGCGATCCACTACTTCTGCCCCTGA
- a CDS encoding OmpA family protein — protein sequence MRRLLIALPLVLAGCVGTGTHEAVLKQLDESRTYGRQLEDELAGQQKMGRALADVNASLEKRLAAEGLEKAQLLKDQTALRASVEEMESALRELNRRKMETDARIAEYKNLLARFQSLIDAGKLRVKIVEGRMVVELPTDVLFRSGQATLSKEGQDAIAEVAQLLAEIPDRRFQVEGHTDNVPIATAQYPSNWDLAAARALRVVRTMVDSGMPPERISAASFGQYAPVTSNDAKEGRDSNRRIEIVVVPDLSSLPGFDELNRVSRTE from the coding sequence ATGAGACGACTCTTGATCGCTCTTCCCCTCGTCCTTGCCGGCTGCGTCGGCACGGGCACGCACGAAGCCGTGCTCAAGCAGCTCGACGAGTCGCGGACCTACGGGCGGCAGCTCGAGGACGAGCTCGCCGGCCAGCAGAAAATGGGGAGGGCCCTCGCGGACGTGAACGCCAGCCTCGAGAAGCGCCTCGCGGCGGAGGGCCTCGAGAAGGCCCAGCTCCTCAAGGATCAGACGGCGCTGCGCGCCTCGGTGGAGGAGATGGAGAGCGCGCTCCGCGAGCTGAACCGCCGCAAGATGGAGACCGACGCCCGGATCGCGGAGTACAAGAACCTGCTCGCCCGCTTCCAGAGCCTGATCGACGCCGGCAAGCTCCGGGTGAAGATCGTCGAGGGGCGGATGGTGGTGGAGCTCCCGACGGACGTGCTCTTCCGCTCCGGCCAGGCCACCCTCTCCAAGGAAGGCCAGGACGCGATCGCCGAGGTCGCCCAGCTCCTCGCCGAGATCCCCGACCGGCGCTTCCAGGTCGAAGGGCACACGGACAACGTGCCCATCGCCACCGCGCAGTATCCGTCCAACTGGGACCTCGCCGCCGCCCGCGCCCTCCGCGTGGTCCGCACGATGGTCGACTCGGGGATGCCCCCCGAGCGGATCAGCGCCGCCAGCTTCGGGCAGTACGCGCCGGTGACGTCGAACGACGCGAAGGAAGGCCGCGACTCCAACCGCCGGATCGAGATCGTGGTGGTGCCGGATCTCTCGAGCCTCCCGGGCTTCGACGAGCTGAACCGCGTCTCCCGCACGGAGTAA
- a CDS encoding FKBP-type peptidyl-prolyl cis-trans isomerase has translation MNRTHTLVVAALSLSLAGGCSSSKETSPDAKAAETAAAPSQEKKDVNVPPTPSRPSDIPAPADVAAPPADAEKTASGLASKVLEKGTGEEHAEAQDSVVVHYTGWTTDGKMFDSSVTRGQPARFPLDRVIAGWTEGVQLMVKGEKRRFWIPQDLAYKGRPGAPSGMLVFDVELIDIAKAPKPIPAPADVSAPPKDAQKTSSGLMSKVLAKGKGKDHPKGTSQVRVHYTGWTTDGKMFDSSVVRGDPAMFPLNGVIAGWTEGLQLMVPGEKRRLWIPEELAYKGMPGRPAGMLVFDVELLEIVSP, from the coding sequence ATGAATCGGACCCATACCCTCGTCGTTGCTGCTCTTTCCCTTTCCCTCGCGGGGGGCTGCTCGAGCTCGAAGGAGACGAGCCCGGATGCGAAGGCCGCTGAGACGGCCGCAGCGCCCAGCCAGGAGAAGAAGGACGTGAACGTGCCCCCGACCCCCTCCCGTCCTTCCGACATCCCCGCGCCCGCCGACGTGGCTGCTCCTCCCGCCGACGCGGAGAAGACCGCCTCCGGCCTCGCCTCCAAGGTCCTCGAGAAGGGCACCGGCGAGGAGCACGCCGAGGCGCAGGACTCCGTGGTGGTTCACTACACGGGTTGGACCACCGACGGGAAGATGTTCGACAGCTCCGTTACCCGGGGCCAGCCGGCTCGCTTCCCCCTCGACCGCGTGATCGCGGGCTGGACCGAGGGCGTGCAGCTCATGGTCAAGGGCGAGAAGCGCCGCTTCTGGATCCCGCAGGATCTCGCCTACAAGGGACGCCCGGGCGCTCCCTCCGGCATGCTCGTCTTCGACGTCGAGCTCATCGACATCGCCAAGGCGCCGAAGCCGATCCCCGCGCCCGCCGACGTGTCCGCTCCCCCGAAGGACGCCCAGAAGACCAGCTCGGGCCTCATGTCCAAGGTCCTCGCCAAGGGCAAGGGCAAGGATCATCCGAAGGGCACCAGCCAGGTGCGCGTGCACTACACAGGCTGGACCACCGACGGAAAGATGTTCGACAGCTCCGTCGTGCGCGGCGACCCCGCGATGTTCCCGCTGAACGGCGTGATCGCCGGCTGGACCGAGGGGCTGCAGCTCATGGTTCCCGGCGAGAAGCGGCGTCTCTGGATCCCGGAGGAGCTCGCCTACAAGGGCATGCCCGGCAGGCCCGCCGGCATGCTCGTCTTCGACGTCGAGCTCCTCGAGATCGTCTCGCCCTGA
- a CDS encoding carboxypeptidase M32: protein MDDKAWNELSRRMAELRDLGSIVGLLTWDQETFMPPGGADGRARQLAALQSLIHERLVSQELGDGLAAAAIAPGLDGAKAAMVRNLTRERDRAVKVPARLVRELAERQSKSVEAWRAARADGGFATFAPHLARLLELRREQADVIGHDGERYDALLEGFEPGMRVARLEPIFAELRDALIRMVAALADAPPPPRWRVERHRFPVDRQWDFTLHLLRDMGFDFERGRQDRSTHPFTDGIWRGDVRLTTRLSEENPFQAIFGTIHEGGHGLYEQNLPEEHAHDPVGHAASMGLHESQSRLWENLVGRSLPFWQRQHPHLRRAFPEALEGVSVEEVYAAANRVERSLVRVEADEVTYNLHILVRFELELAMLRGDLAVADLPAAWDERMMRYLGVKPDNDVEGVLQDIHWAWAELGYFPTYTLGNLYSAILYEKLAADLGDVDEVVRSGELTRIRDWLVENVHRHGHRWDAEEIVRRATGAGLSTAPFLRHLRTKYRSLYGATLAP from the coding sequence ATGGACGACAAGGCTTGGAATGAGCTCTCGCGCCGCATGGCCGAGCTGCGGGACCTCGGGTCGATCGTGGGCCTGCTCACCTGGGATCAGGAGACCTTCATGCCACCCGGGGGCGCAGATGGTCGCGCCCGGCAGCTCGCGGCGCTCCAGTCGCTGATCCACGAGAGGCTGGTCTCCCAGGAGCTGGGCGATGGTCTGGCGGCAGCGGCGATCGCGCCCGGCCTCGATGGCGCCAAGGCCGCGATGGTGCGCAACCTCACCCGGGAGCGCGACCGGGCGGTGAAGGTCCCGGCCCGCCTCGTGCGGGAGCTCGCCGAGCGGCAGTCGAAGTCCGTGGAGGCGTGGCGGGCGGCTCGGGCCGACGGCGGCTTCGCGACCTTCGCGCCCCACCTCGCGCGCCTCCTCGAGCTGCGGCGGGAGCAGGCCGATGTCATCGGCCACGACGGCGAGCGCTACGACGCCCTCCTCGAGGGCTTCGAGCCGGGGATGCGGGTCGCCCGGCTCGAGCCGATCTTCGCCGAGCTGCGGGACGCGCTGATCCGGATGGTGGCCGCCCTGGCCGACGCGCCGCCTCCGCCGCGCTGGCGCGTCGAGCGGCACCGCTTCCCGGTCGATCGGCAGTGGGACTTCACCCTCCACCTGCTCCGGGACATGGGCTTCGACTTCGAGCGCGGCCGGCAGGATCGCAGCACCCACCCGTTCACCGACGGGATCTGGCGGGGTGACGTCCGCCTCACCACGCGGCTCTCGGAGGAAAACCCCTTCCAGGCGATCTTCGGCACGATCCACGAGGGCGGGCACGGCCTCTACGAGCAGAATCTCCCCGAGGAGCACGCCCACGATCCGGTGGGCCACGCGGCGTCCATGGGGCTCCACGAGTCCCAGTCGCGCCTCTGGGAGAACCTGGTCGGCCGCTCGCTGCCGTTCTGGCAGCGCCAGCACCCGCACCTGCGCCGGGCCTTCCCCGAGGCCCTCGAGGGCGTCTCGGTGGAGGAGGTCTACGCCGCTGCAAATCGGGTGGAGCGCTCGCTCGTCCGCGTCGAGGCCGACGAGGTCACCTACAACCTCCACATCCTCGTGCGCTTCGAGCTCGAGCTCGCGATGCTCCGCGGCGACCTGGCGGTGGCGGATCTCCCAGCCGCCTGGGACGAGCGAATGATGCGCTACCTTGGGGTGAAGCCCGACAACGACGTCGAGGGCGTGCTCCAGGACATCCACTGGGCATGGGCGGAGCTCGGCTACTTCCCGACGTACACCCTGGGCAACCTCTACTCCGCCATCCTGTACGAGAAGCTGGCCGCGGATCTCGGGGACGTCGATGAGGTCGTCCGCTCGGGAGAGCTCACCCGGATCCGCGACTGGCTCGTGGAGAACGTGCACCGGCACGGGCACCGCTGGGACGCCGAGGAGATCGTCCGGCGCGCGACGGGCGCCGGACTCTCCACGGCGCCCTTCCTGCGCCACCTGCGAACCAAGTACCGCTCGCTCTACGGCGCCACGCTGGCGCCGTAG
- the pruA gene encoding L-glutamate gamma-semialdehyde dehydrogenase: protein MIHATVRVPTPANEPILSYAPGSPERAELKKTLDRMASERIDIPMIIGGQEVRTGKLGEARMPHDHAHVLATFHNGEASHVQAAIDAALAAKAAWAALSFAERAAIYLRAADLLATRYRPILNAATMLGQSKTAFQAEIDAACELIDFLRFNVSFAQQLIAEQPISGPLMWNQLDYRPLDGFVYAATPFNFTSIAANLPLAPALMGNTVVFKPSPAAAFSNWYVMELLREAGFPAGVINMVQGDPAMVTDTVLAHPDLGGVHFTGSTTVFQSMWRTVGENMRRYKQYPRLVGETGGKDFIFAHASAREDLEALAVAIVRGAFEFQGQKCSAASRAFIPSSLWPELRDRVVALTEELTMGDVRDFRNFMGAVIHEHSFEKISAYLELAKSSPDTKILAGGKADRSKGWFVRPTVIQSENPASRLMCEEIFGPVITMHVYPDDRFVETLRLCDSSTPYALTGAIFGRDRAAVATASRELRNAAGNFYVNDKPTGAVVGQQPFGGSRASGTNDKAGSFLNLVRWTSPRTIKENFAPPTTVGYPHQGAE, encoded by the coding sequence GTGATCCACGCGACCGTCCGCGTCCCCACCCCGGCCAACGAGCCGATTCTCTCCTATGCCCCCGGTAGCCCGGAGCGCGCCGAGCTGAAGAAGACGCTCGATCGGATGGCGTCCGAGCGCATCGACATCCCGATGATCATCGGCGGCCAGGAGGTGCGCACCGGCAAGCTCGGCGAGGCGCGGATGCCCCACGATCACGCACACGTCCTCGCCACCTTCCACAACGGCGAAGCCTCCCACGTGCAGGCGGCCATCGACGCGGCGCTGGCCGCCAAGGCGGCCTGGGCGGCCCTCTCCTTCGCGGAGCGCGCGGCGATCTACCTGCGGGCGGCGGATCTCCTCGCCACCCGCTACCGCCCCATCCTCAACGCGGCCACGATGCTCGGGCAGTCGAAGACCGCGTTCCAGGCTGAGATCGACGCGGCCTGCGAGCTCATCGACTTCCTCCGCTTCAACGTGTCCTTCGCTCAGCAGCTCATCGCCGAGCAGCCCATCAGCGGGCCGCTGATGTGGAACCAGCTCGACTACCGTCCCCTGGACGGCTTCGTCTACGCGGCCACGCCGTTCAACTTCACGTCGATCGCCGCGAACCTGCCCCTTGCGCCGGCGCTCATGGGCAACACGGTGGTCTTCAAGCCGTCGCCGGCCGCCGCGTTCAGCAACTGGTACGTGATGGAGCTCCTCCGGGAGGCCGGGTTCCCCGCGGGCGTGATCAACATGGTGCAGGGCGATCCCGCCATGGTCACGGACACGGTCCTCGCGCACCCCGACCTCGGCGGCGTCCACTTCACGGGCTCCACCACCGTCTTCCAGTCGATGTGGCGCACGGTCGGCGAGAACATGCGCCGGTACAAGCAGTACCCCCGCCTCGTCGGCGAGACCGGCGGCAAGGACTTCATCTTCGCCCACGCCTCCGCTCGGGAGGACCTCGAGGCCCTCGCCGTCGCCATCGTCCGCGGCGCCTTCGAGTTCCAGGGGCAGAAGTGCTCTGCGGCCTCGCGCGCCTTCATCCCGTCGTCGCTCTGGCCGGAGCTCCGGGATCGGGTGGTTGCGCTCACGGAGGAGCTCACCATGGGCGACGTCCGCGACTTCCGGAACTTCATGGGCGCGGTGATCCACGAGCACTCCTTCGAGAAGATCTCCGCCTATCTCGAGCTCGCGAAGTCCAGCCCGGACACGAAGATCCTCGCTGGCGGCAAGGCGGATCGCTCCAAGGGCTGGTTCGTGCGGCCCACGGTGATCCAGAGCGAGAACCCTGCCAGCCGGCTGATGTGCGAGGAGATCTTCGGGCCGGTGATCACGATGCACGTCTATCCGGACGATCGCTTCGTGGAGACCTTGCGGCTCTGCGACTCGTCGACGCCGTACGCGCTCACCGGCGCGATCTTCGGCCGGGATCGGGCGGCCGTCGCCACCGCGTCCCGGGAGCTGCGCAATGCGGCCGGCAACTTCTACGTGAACGACAAGCCCACCGGCGCCGTCGTCGGCCAGCAGCCCTTCGGCGGCAGCCGCGCCTCGGGCACCAACGACAAGGCGGGCTCGTTCCTCAACCTGGTTCGCTGGACCTCGCCGCGGACGATCAAGGAGAACTTCGCGCCGCCGACCACCGTGGGCTATCCCCACCAGGGCGCGGAGTAG
- a CDS encoding glycosyltransferase family 2 protein — protein MRIGGFVIHGNNRSTIGACLDSLLAVSDEVIAIDSSSTDGSAEIVKSKGVRSLDIPWQGYGIARAAAVRELEGCDYVFFLDSDERLAPGAVEIFQEWRRSNPTLPYYRLALRDWADLPTGSFVLRTEWKTRIMRRDIANWQPEMIVHETLPDRECAPITAVIDHQFVTSIQTLVDKQDWYARLWAVQAHAEGKRADPTFLKRVGHVIRNCVVKGGLARGGLASVRLAWAVSRYHARKHQYLRLVQNGGLPEMVTAYREKRFLDLYALRNTPAGGAKPAPGQEPRPTA, from the coding sequence ATGCGTATCGGCGGCTTCGTCATTCACGGCAACAACCGGTCGACCATCGGCGCCTGCCTCGACTCCCTCCTCGCCGTCTCGGACGAGGTGATCGCGATCGATTCCTCCTCGACCGATGGCTCCGCCGAGATCGTGAAGAGCAAGGGCGTGCGCTCCCTCGACATCCCGTGGCAGGGCTACGGAATCGCCAGGGCGGCCGCGGTCCGCGAGCTCGAAGGCTGCGACTACGTCTTCTTCCTCGACTCGGACGAGCGCCTGGCACCGGGCGCCGTGGAGATCTTCCAGGAATGGAGGCGGTCGAATCCGACCCTCCCCTACTACCGCCTCGCGCTACGCGACTGGGCCGACCTGCCCACCGGCAGCTTCGTGCTGCGCACCGAGTGGAAGACCCGCATCATGCGGAGAGACATCGCCAACTGGCAGCCGGAGATGATCGTCCACGAGACGCTGCCCGATCGCGAGTGCGCGCCGATCACCGCGGTGATCGATCACCAGTTCGTGACCTCGATCCAGACCCTCGTCGACAAGCAGGATTGGTACGCGCGGCTCTGGGCGGTACAGGCCCACGCGGAGGGCAAGCGCGCCGACCCCACCTTCCTGAAGCGGGTCGGTCACGTGATCCGGAACTGCGTCGTCAAGGGCGGCCTCGCCCGCGGCGGCCTCGCCTCCGTACGGCTCGCCTGGGCCGTCTCCCGCTACCACGCTCGGAAGCACCAGTACCTGCGCCTCGTGCAGAACGGCGGGCTCCCGGAGATGGTGACCGCGTACCGCGAGAAGCGCTTCCTCGACCTCTACGCGTTGCGGAACACGCCGGCCGGCGGAGCGAAGCCGGCCCCTGGCCAGGAACCTCGCCCGACGGCCTGA